A single window of Pseudomonas lijiangensis DNA harbors:
- a CDS encoding antibiotic biosynthesis monooxygenase: protein MSTPPVTLMVARRVAHGRYQELMTWLHEGEQLATDFPGYLGSGVLAPPPGDDEFQIIFRFADSETMHAWEHSASRRSWLVRGSGLFAQPQERRVSGIDGWFGAANQRPPRWKQAVAIWLAFFPVSLIFNFLLGPLLGHLELAPRIMISTLILTPLMVYWFIPLSTHLLADWLNKLPCEPEAAGKSVGGN from the coding sequence ATGTCTACCCCACCCGTCACCTTGATGGTTGCACGCCGCGTTGCCCATGGGCGTTACCAGGAACTCATGACCTGGCTGCACGAAGGCGAACAACTTGCTACCGATTTTCCCGGATATCTGGGCTCCGGTGTCCTGGCGCCTCCGCCGGGAGACGATGAATTCCAGATCATTTTTCGCTTCGCCGATTCTGAAACCATGCACGCCTGGGAGCATTCGGCCTCTCGACGCTCATGGTTGGTGCGCGGCAGCGGACTTTTTGCCCAGCCACAGGAGCGCCGGGTCAGCGGCATCGATGGCTGGTTTGGAGCCGCCAATCAACGTCCACCCCGCTGGAAACAGGCGGTGGCCATCTGGCTGGCGTTCTTTCCTGTCTCGTTGATCTTCAATTTCCTGCTGGGGCCGCTGCTCGGTCATCTTGAACTGGCCCCGCGCATCATGATCAGCACCCTGATTCTCACGCCGCTGATGGTCTACTGGTTCATTCCGCTGTCCACACACCTGCTGGCCGACTGGTTGAACAAGTTGCCTTGCGAGCCTGAAGCGGCAGGTAAATCGGTTGGCGGCAATTGA
- the trxB gene encoding thioredoxin-disulfide reductase gives MSDVRHSRVIILGSGPAGYSAAVYAARANLKPLLITGMQAGGQLTTTTEVDNWPGDPHGLTGPALMERMREHAERFETEIVFDHINSVDLAGKPFSLTGDSAVYTCDALIIATGASARYLGLPSEEAFMGKGVSACATCDGFFYRNREVAVVGGGNTAVEEALYLANIASKVTLVHRRETFRAEKILIDKLHARVAEGKIELKLNATLDEVLGDDMGVTGARLKNNDGTSDELKVDGVFIAIGHTPNTSLFDGQLALKDGYMVVQGGREGNATATSVEGVFAAGDVADHVYRQAITSAGAGCMAALDVERYLDGLANASF, from the coding sequence ATGTCCGACGTACGTCATTCCCGAGTGATTATTCTCGGCTCCGGCCCTGCCGGTTACAGCGCTGCGGTGTATGCCGCACGCGCCAACCTCAAGCCTTTGCTGATCACCGGCATGCAGGCTGGCGGTCAATTGACCACCACTACCGAAGTCGATAACTGGCCGGGCGACCCCCATGGCCTGACCGGTCCTGCGCTGATGGAGCGTATGCGCGAGCATGCCGAGCGTTTCGAAACCGAAATCGTGTTCGACCACATCAACTCCGTGGATCTGGCCGGCAAGCCATTCAGCCTCACCGGCGACAGCGCCGTTTACACCTGTGATGCCCTGATCATTGCCACGGGTGCCAGCGCTCGCTACCTGGGTCTGCCTTCTGAAGAAGCGTTCATGGGCAAGGGCGTTTCCGCTTGTGCCACCTGCGATGGTTTCTTCTACCGCAACCGTGAAGTGGCTGTGGTCGGTGGTGGCAACACCGCTGTGGAAGAGGCGCTGTATCTGGCCAATATCGCCAGCAAGGTGACTCTGGTTCACCGCCGCGAGACGTTCCGCGCCGAGAAAATCCTGATCGACAAGCTTCACGCACGTGTGGCCGAAGGCAAGATCGAGCTCAAGCTGAACGCGACCCTGGATGAAGTGCTGGGCGACGACATGGGTGTAACCGGTGCTCGTCTGAAGAACAACGACGGCACCAGTGACGAACTGAAAGTCGACGGCGTGTTCATCGCGATCGGCCATACCCCGAACACTTCGCTGTTCGATGGCCAGTTGGCATTGAAAGACGGTTACATGGTCGTGCAGGGTGGTCGTGAAGGCAACGCCACTGCTACCAGCGTGGAAGGTGTGTTCGCAGCGGGCGACGTGGCTGACCACGTTTACCGTCAGGCCATCACCTCTGCCGGTGCGGGTTGCATGGCTGCACTGGATGTCGAGCGTTACCTGGACGGTCTGGCGAACGCTTCGTTCTGA
- a CDS encoding DUF1244 domain-containing protein, producing the protein MTEQQRLELEAAAFRRLVAHLDSRKDVQNIDLMNLSGFCRNCLSKWYKAAADERQIDVSLDEAREVVYGMPYNEWKAQYQKEASAEQKAAFAKETKHD; encoded by the coding sequence ATGACCGAGCAACAACGCCTCGAACTTGAAGCCGCCGCCTTCCGCCGTCTGGTCGCGCACCTGGACAGCCGCAAGGACGTCCAGAACATCGACCTGATGAACCTCTCCGGTTTCTGCCGCAACTGCCTGTCCAAGTGGTACAAGGCCGCCGCAGACGAAAGACAGATCGATGTCAGCCTCGACGAGGCACGCGAAGTGGTTTACGGCATGCCGTACAACGAGTGGAAAGCCCAATACCAGAAAGAAGCCAGCGCCGAACAGAAAGCGGCGTTCGCCAAGGAAACCAAGCATGACTGA
- a CDS encoding SirB1 family protein, giving the protein MTPRQNCLACLQRTPPSVFEAALWISAEHESQFQPHLVAEEVDQLQRQLNAALPVLPANELAQPLLRQLNSLGFQQDDWNPPKPESALLHRILQRRQGQPLGIALIAMELARRLGITLEGINFPGHFLLRVPGADHLLDPCSGRRLYPKDCRELLTRQFGPDMQLRVEHMAQATPLGMLQRMSRNLRHLHLVNDDFMASLKDADRIVELGQATSHDHLARAGLYQALECPQAERFDLEHALLLSNDPVQRLKVVERLNQLPPSSAFH; this is encoded by the coding sequence ATGACTCCACGACAGAACTGCCTGGCGTGCCTGCAGCGTACACCGCCCTCGGTGTTCGAGGCCGCGTTATGGATTTCGGCCGAACATGAATCGCAGTTTCAGCCTCATCTGGTGGCAGAAGAGGTCGATCAGTTGCAGCGCCAACTCAATGCTGCGCTGCCGGTCTTGCCTGCCAATGAGCTGGCTCAGCCATTGCTGCGTCAACTCAACAGCCTGGGTTTCCAACAGGACGACTGGAACCCTCCCAAACCGGAATCGGCCTTGCTGCACAGGATCCTGCAACGTCGCCAGGGTCAGCCGCTGGGCATTGCATTGATCGCCATGGAGCTGGCCAGACGCCTGGGCATCACCCTTGAAGGCATCAATTTCCCCGGACATTTCCTGCTGCGCGTACCGGGCGCCGATCATCTGCTGGACCCTTGCAGTGGACGCCGGCTATACCCCAAGGATTGCCGCGAACTGCTGACGCGTCAGTTCGGGCCGGACATGCAATTGCGGGTCGAACACATGGCACAGGCCACGCCGCTGGGTATGTTGCAGCGTATGTCACGCAACCTGCGGCATCTGCATCTGGTCAATGACGACTTCATGGCATCGCTCAAGGATGCCGACCGGATCGTCGAACTGGGCCAGGCCACCAGCCACGATCATCTGGCCCGCGCCGGCCTGTATCAGGCACTGGAATGTCCGCAGGCCGAACGCTTCGATCTGGAGCATGCACTGCTGCTGAGTAACGATCCTGTGCAACGCCTCAAAGTAGTGGAAAGGCTGAATCAGTTACCACCCAGCAGCGCGTTTCATTGA
- a CDS encoding HopJ type III effector protein produces MTDLNTLRTSLKSGEHVFADTLAFIAAGYDYQPQAFNNGGVENAAGQNEGSCKTLGLALLEGLSDEETLLAFGEHYRSVQATPEGTDHGNIRALIAHGLAGVKFEGEPLKRKG; encoded by the coding sequence ATGACTGATCTGAATACCCTGCGTACCAGCCTCAAGAGCGGCGAGCACGTCTTTGCCGATACCCTGGCATTCATTGCTGCGGGCTATGACTATCAGCCTCAGGCGTTCAACAATGGCGGCGTGGAAAACGCTGCCGGCCAGAACGAAGGCTCGTGCAAGACGCTGGGCCTGGCGTTGCTGGAAGGTTTGAGCGACGAAGAAACCCTGCTGGCTTTCGGCGAGCATTACCGCTCGGTACAAGCCACGCCAGAAGGTACGGACCACGGCAACATCCGGGCACTGATCGCCCATGGCCTGGCCGGTGTGAAGTTTGAAGGCGAGCCCTTGAAACGCAAAGGCTAA
- the pdhA gene encoding pyruvate dehydrogenase (acetyl-transferring) E1 component subunit alpha: MSNKIKLAYTRYLAPDGRLTGELPPWADDFNLLTRLYRQMVLTRLFDQKAVALQRTGRIGTYAPTLGQEAIGVAIGSLMHPEDVLVPYYRDTAVQLMRGVRMEEILLYWGGDERGSAYAEPAVAQDFPLCVPIATQALHACGVASAFKIRGEHRVAVTTCGDGATSKGDFLEALNVAGAWQLPVVFVVNNNQWAISVPRRIQCGAPTLAQKAIGAGFHGEQVDGNDIVAVYDRMQIALERARKGKGPVLLECLSYRLGDHTTADDATRYRSGEEVKQAWLEEPVKRLQSYMVSQGVWDEGREQTLISECQGLVQIAVDVFESTGTQSPESVMQHVYAKWPDALAEQHEWFMERAARRVGGDHHGQ, encoded by the coding sequence ATGTCTAACAAGATCAAGCTTGCGTATACCCGTTACCTGGCCCCCGACGGTCGCTTGACCGGAGAGCTTCCTCCTTGGGCCGATGACTTCAATCTGCTGACACGCCTTTATCGGCAAATGGTCCTCACCCGGCTGTTCGACCAGAAAGCCGTCGCCCTGCAGCGCACCGGCCGTATCGGCACCTATGCGCCGACCCTTGGCCAGGAAGCCATCGGTGTCGCCATCGGCAGCCTGATGCATCCCGAAGACGTACTGGTTCCCTATTACCGCGACACCGCCGTGCAATTGATGCGGGGCGTGCGCATGGAAGAAATCCTTCTTTACTGGGGCGGAGACGAGCGAGGCAGTGCCTATGCCGAACCTGCCGTGGCCCAGGACTTTCCCCTGTGCGTGCCGATTGCGACCCAGGCCCTGCATGCCTGCGGTGTGGCCAGTGCGTTCAAGATCAGGGGCGAGCATCGCGTGGCCGTCACCACCTGTGGCGATGGCGCGACCAGCAAGGGCGACTTTCTCGAAGCCCTCAATGTGGCGGGCGCCTGGCAATTGCCGGTGGTCTTCGTCGTCAACAACAACCAATGGGCGATTTCCGTTCCCCGGCGCATCCAGTGCGGCGCGCCGACCCTGGCTCAGAAAGCCATCGGAGCGGGCTTCCATGGCGAACAGGTCGACGGAAACGACATCGTCGCTGTCTACGACCGCATGCAGATTGCCCTCGAACGGGCACGCAAAGGCAAAGGGCCGGTGTTGCTCGAATGCCTGAGTTACCGACTGGGCGACCACACCACCGCCGACGACGCGACCCGCTATCGCTCCGGCGAAGAGGTCAAGCAGGCCTGGCTGGAAGAGCCGGTCAAACGCCTGCAGTCCTACATGGTCAGCCAGGGCGTGTGGGATGAAGGACGCGAGCAGACCCTGATCAGCGAGTGTCAGGGCCTGGTGCAAATCGCGGTGGACGTGTTTGAAAGCACCGGCACCCAGTCTCCCGAGTCCGTCATGCAACACGTCTACGCCAAATGGCCGGACGCGCTGGCGGAACAGCATGAGTGGTTCATGGAACGTGCTGCACGGCGTGTCGGA
- the folM gene encoding dihydromonapterin reductase yields MNKTILVTGASQRVGLELAIQLAQAGYNVISVSRTLLEHSPHPNIVQFQADLGVEQDRLALIDHISSNYDGLRAIIHNASLWLDDSLENLNIMFRLHVEAPYHLNLALGELLAGPEKTDIIHICDDTSSRGSKSHIAYAATKAALQNMVLSFAEKYAPDIRVNAILPGLLILKPDSDEDYRRQTLKKALLQFEPGAEPLIEAVFYLLEARYTTGSSVVINGGRHLKKGRSGE; encoded by the coding sequence ATGAATAAGACAATCCTTGTAACCGGCGCCAGCCAGCGAGTCGGCCTGGAACTGGCCATCCAGTTGGCACAGGCAGGCTATAACGTCATCAGTGTCAGCCGCACCCTGCTAGAGCATTCGCCTCACCCCAATATCGTGCAATTTCAGGCTGATCTGGGCGTGGAGCAGGATCGCCTGGCGCTGATCGACCACATCTCCTCCAACTACGATGGCCTGCGCGCAATCATCCACAATGCCTCGTTGTGGCTGGACGACAGCCTGGAAAACCTGAACATCATGTTCAGGCTCCACGTCGAAGCGCCTTACCATTTGAACCTGGCACTGGGTGAGCTGCTGGCCGGGCCGGAAAAAACCGACATCATCCATATCTGCGACGACACCTCGTCTCGCGGCAGTAAAAGCCATATTGCCTATGCCGCCACCAAGGCCGCCCTGCAGAACATGGTGCTGTCGTTCGCCGAGAAATACGCACCCGACATTCGCGTGAACGCGATCCTGCCGGGGCTGCTGATCCTCAAGCCGGACAGCGACGAAGACTATCGCCGCCAGACGCTGAAAAAGGCGCTGCTGCAATTTGAGCCTGGCGCAGAGCCCTTGATCGAAGCCGTCTTCTATTTGCTGGAAGCCCGATACACCACAGGAAGCAGTGTCGTCATCAATGGTGGCCGACACCTGAAGAAAGGGAGATCCGGTGAATGA
- a CDS encoding flavodoxin, whose amino-acid sequence MRVAIISGSVYGSAEEVARHAGAILRNAGHEPLYNSRITLAELQAFEPQALLAVTSTTGMGELPDNILPLYSQLRDVLPAFLRGLPAGVIALGDASYGDTFCGGGEQIRELFAELGAVEVQEMLRLDASESVTPESDAEPWLAEFIKHLG is encoded by the coding sequence ATGAGAGTCGCTATCATTTCCGGCTCGGTCTATGGATCGGCCGAAGAGGTTGCCCGTCATGCAGGCGCGATTCTGCGCAATGCGGGCCACGAACCCTTGTATAACTCGCGCATCACACTGGCCGAGTTGCAGGCTTTCGAGCCTCAGGCCCTGCTGGCCGTGACCTCGACCACAGGAATGGGCGAACTGCCTGACAACATCCTGCCTCTTTATTCACAACTGCGCGATGTCCTGCCGGCCTTTCTGAGAGGTTTGCCTGCCGGTGTGATTGCCCTGGGCGATGCCAGTTATGGCGATACTTTCTGTGGTGGCGGTGAGCAGATCCGCGAGTTGTTCGCCGAACTGGGTGCCGTCGAAGTACAGGAAATGCTGCGTCTGGATGCGAGCGAAAGCGTCACGCCGGAAAGCGATGCCGAGCCTTGGCTGGCGGAATTCATCAAGCATCTGGGTTAA
- a CDS encoding Leu/Phe/Val dehydrogenase: MFALMQRSRTEALHLVSDPQTGLKAVIAIHNSRMGPALGGCRYLTYPDEESAIEDAIQLARSMSYKAVLAGLPLGGGKAVIMRPSQIYSRAAIFESFGRFIETLDGRYITAVDSGTSSEDMDCVAMHTRHVTSTSESGDPSPYTAMGVFAGIRATAMARLGSDNLEGLRVAIQGLGHVGYALAEMLHAAGADLLVSDMDSGKVQLAMEQFGAHPIACEALMSTPCDILAPCALGNALNCQSVPQLRCAAVAGAANNQLSSLQVAEQLEARGILYAPDYVINSGGLIYVALKHKGENQNAITAHLLRIGLRLTEVYAHSQAEKRSPACIADALAERLLNVE; this comes from the coding sequence ATGTTTGCTCTCATGCAGCGGTCGCGTACCGAAGCACTTCATCTGGTCAGTGACCCGCAAACAGGTCTCAAGGCCGTCATCGCGATTCATAACAGCCGTATGGGGCCGGCTCTGGGAGGTTGTCGTTATCTGACCTATCCAGATGAAGAGAGCGCCATTGAAGATGCTATTCAATTGGCAAGGAGCATGAGCTACAAGGCGGTTCTTGCCGGTTTGCCGCTGGGTGGTGGCAAGGCGGTGATCATGCGGCCTTCGCAAATTTACAGCCGCGCAGCCATCTTTGAATCCTTTGGCCGTTTCATTGAAACCCTGGACGGTCGTTACATCACGGCTGTGGACAGCGGCACTTCCAGCGAAGACATGGATTGCGTGGCCATGCACACCCGGCATGTCACCAGCACCAGCGAATCGGGAGATCCGTCACCTTATACCGCCATGGGCGTTTTCGCCGGTATCCGGGCCACAGCCATGGCGCGTCTGGGCAGCGACAATCTCGAAGGCCTGCGCGTGGCGATCCAGGGCCTGGGCCACGTGGGCTACGCGCTGGCTGAAATGCTGCATGCGGCAGGTGCCGATCTGCTGGTCAGTGATATGGACAGCGGCAAGGTGCAACTGGCGATGGAACAGTTCGGTGCCCATCCCATTGCGTGCGAAGCCTTGATGAGCACACCTTGCGACATCCTGGCGCCCTGCGCCCTGGGCAACGCCCTCAATTGCCAGAGTGTGCCGCAACTGCGCTGCGCGGCAGTGGCCGGTGCTGCCAACAACCAATTGAGCAGCCTGCAGGTCGCCGAGCAACTGGAAGCTCGCGGCATTCTTTATGCGCCGGACTATGTCATCAACTCCGGCGGCCTCATTTATGTGGCCCTTAAACATAAAGGAGAAAATCAGAACGCTATCACCGCGCATCTTTTACGAATCGGACTACGATTGACGGAGGTGTATGCCCATTCACAGGCCGAAAAACGCTCACCCGCGTGTATCGCCGATGCGTTGGCAGAACGCCTGCTGAATGTCGAATGA